A window of Panicum virgatum strain AP13 chromosome 8K, P.virgatum_v5, whole genome shotgun sequence contains these coding sequences:
- the LOC120645946 gene encoding uncharacterized protein LOC120645946, translating to MAPTLQDVAMLLGLPITGDAVGPRVVPSTWLEDLEECFAGVATTIDPEDFNEHPQSKGPSKSWLLQFQPDLLAAHADDYSVTRSLEAYLLWLFGYIMFNNSHGHCVDRVLLPYA from the exons atggcaccgaccctgcaggacgttgcgatgctgcttggtCTTCCTATCACCGGAGATGCTGTCGGGCCCCGCGTGGTACCTTCTACGTGGCTGGAGGATCTTGAGGAATgttttgcaggtgttgccaccacgattgatcctgaagatttcaatgagcacccacagtcgaaaggcccttccaagtcatggctcctacagtttcag CCGGATCTGTTGGCAGCCCATGCTGATGACTACAGcgtgactagatcactcgaggcatacctgctgtggttatttgggtacatcatgttcaacaactcacacgggcactgtgtggatagggtgcttctgcCATACGCATAG
- the LOC120645146 gene encoding uncharacterized protein LOC120645146 isoform X1: MAPSKAWMDLVDERISEECLDGNISKKDIYLAGVKKFLDYAFNRTGSSDEIKCPCIRCCNTYSKSRGEVYSHLKIFGIIGNYRFWYHHGEVLGEPETDSEIEEDGGSYEITEEEGYNGMEELMMDLFPQETNPISNTMTAPTPNEEYEQEPNVEAAKFYRLLEDLSQPLYEGSSISKLAATVKLLNTKNLGKWSHKSFSMLVELLRKDFLPDNSTLPNSYYEAKKIMKELGLSYIKIDACHNDCMLYWKNDIDAQFCKVCNRSRWKKDKHSGEEIVSAKGKKIPEKTMRYFPIKPRLQRLYMCRKIASFCTWHNEGRVDDGVMRHPADSKAWKHFNDTHPSFASEPRNVRLCLAGDGFQPFTNMKTSYSIWPIFLVPLNLPPWLCTKQQNIMLSMLISGPEGPGDAIDIYLQPLIEELIDLWDNGVDTYDASTRKNFTLRAALLWIVHDFPAYGNLSGHSTKGRLACPVCHKETWSLWLSKGKKFCYMGHRRFLPNDHKWRKNKTSFDGTREHRGPPKPLTGDEVLQQVNDLEEVVLSKDPSKKTKISHSERGDNWLKKSIFFRLPYFSTLLLRHNLDVMHIEKNICECIIGTILNIIGKTKDNINSRLDLQEMNLKPHLHPIEDNGKTDYPRAPYDLTTEQKNKLLQFFRDLKVPDSFSSNISRCVNLKERKLSGLKSHDCHVILNHILPFALRGLVPTNIYAPLVELSQFFCTLNSKALSTQQLEQLESTIPSTLCKLEMEFPPSFFDPMMHLPVHLASEALIGGPTIYRWMYQFERQIKFLKSLVRNMAHPEASIAEGYLAYEFITLCSRYLDDMETMHNRPGRINDTSDHEKFYLPEFSSSGRPLGAGKTRDLDMVELQQGHIYVLRNCDEVQPFISEYTSSPEGSQLQQFTPLWNQNFIVWFKEKVHHLHENDKSERMEDLLSLSRGPLKNTTCFSGYDTHGFRFRIESRDRNRCTQNSGVAVISEGSMDEDHVEYYGVLTEILELQFLGGRRVPLFRCKWVDIFNNSRGIKTDVYGLVSINFKCLLKTDEPFVLARQASQVFFVKDNLIKGWHLVVKMQPRDTYDVPPGDSDDEAIEPDDDGYEDEHIEDPSNISSCGKRKP; encoded by the exons ATGGCACCAAGTAAGGCATGGATGGATTTAGTTGATGAACGTATCAGTGAGGAATGTTTAGATGGGAACATCTCCAAAAAAGATATTTATTTGGCTGGTGTAAAAAAGTTTCTGGACTATGCCTTTAATAGGACAGGTAGCTCTGATGAAATTAAATGTCCATGCATCAGATGCTGCAATACATACTCCAAATCTCGTGGGGAAGTGTATTCCCATCTTAAAATCTTTGGGATCATAGGAAACTATAGATTTTGGTATCATCATGGAGAAGTTTTGGGTGAGCCTGAGACAGATTCAGAAATTGAAGAGGATGGTGGCTCTTATGAAATAACTGAAGAAGAAGGTTATAATGGAATGGAAGAGTTGATGATGGATTTATTTCCCCAAGAAACTAACCCAATCAGCAACACTATGACGGCACCAACTCCCAATGAAGAATATGAACAGGAACCAAATGTTGAAGCTGCAAAATTCTACAGATTGCTTGAAGACTTGAGCCAACCTCTTTATGAAGGATCTAGTATATCCAAATTAGCTGCTACTGTTAAGTTGCTTAATACAAAGAATTTGGGGAAGTGGAGTCACAAGTCCTTTTCTATGTTAGTGGAGTTACTCCGCAAGGACTTTCTACCAGATAATTCCACTTTGCCAAACTCTTattatgaagccaaaaagattATGAAGGAACTGGGACTAAGCTACATAAAAATCGATGCTTGCCATAATGATTGCATGCTATACTGGAAAAATGATATAGATGCACAATTCTGCAAGGTATGTAACAGATCGAGATGGAAGAAAGATAAGCATTCAGGTGAAGAAATAGTGTCAGCCAAAGGGAAGAAGATCCCAGAGAAGACTATGCGATATTTTCCAATCAAGCCAAGACTTCAGCGACTGTACATGTGTAGGAAAATTGCTAGTTTCTGTACATGGCATAATGAGGGCAGGGTAGATGATGGCGTGATGAGGCACCCTGCTGATTCTAAAGCATGGAAACATTTTAATGATACCCATCCCTCTTTTGCTTCTGAGCCTCGCAATGTACGGTTGTGCCTTGCTggtgatggtttccaaccattTACTAACATGAAAACCTCATACAGCATTTGGCCTATATTCCTTGTTCCTCTCAATTTGCCACCTTGGTTGTGCACAAAGCAGCAAAATATAATGCTTTCCATGCTGATTTCTGGACCAGAAGGTCCTGGGGATGCAATTGATATTTACCTGCAACCATTAATTGAAGAGCTGATTGATCTCTGGGATAATGGCGTTGACACCTACGACGCATCAACCAGGAAAAATTTCACACTCCGAGCAGCTCTTCTTTGGATTGTTCATGACTTCCCAGCATATGGGAATCTATCAGGACATAGCACCAAGGGACGGCTGGCTTGTCCCGTTTGCCACAAAGAAACATGGTCATTATGGTTATCAAAGGGTAAAAAGTTTTGCTACATGGGCCATCGGCGATTCCTTCCAAATGATCATAAATGGAGAAAGAATAAAACTTCTTTTGATGGTACCAGGGAACATCGTGGCCCACCAAAGCCACTAACAGGAGATGAGGTGCTACAACAGGTAAATGATCTAGAGGAGGTAGTCTTGTCTAAGGATCCGAGTAAGAAGACCAAGATATCACACAGTGAAAGAGGAGATAACTGGTTAAAGAAAAGCATATTTTTTCGATTACCTTATTTCAGCACACTTTTGCTGCGTCACAATCTGGATGTGATGCATATAGAAAAGAATATATGTGAGTGTATTATTGGAACAATTCTAAATATAATAGGAAAGACAAAGGATAATATTAATAGTCGCCTTGATTTGCAAGAAATGAACCTAAAGCCGCATCTGCATCCTATTGAAGATAATGGCAAGACAGATTATCCACGAGCACCTTACGATCTCACTACTGAACAAAAGAATAAACTATTACAATTCTTCAGAGATTTGAAAGTTCCAGATAGTTTTTCTTCTAATATCAGCCGTTGTGTTAATTTGAAGGAGCGAAAGCTTTCTGGACTGAAAAGTCATGATTGCCATGTCATCTTGAATCATATACTTCCTTTTGCATTAAGAGGACTTGTACCAACAAACATTTATGCACCTCTGGTAGAGCTGTCCCAATTTTTTTGCACATTGAACTCCAAAGCATTATCAACTCAGCAACTGGAGCAACTTGAGAGTACAATACCAAGCACATTATGTAAACTTGAAATGGAATTCCCACCCTCTTTTTTTGATCCCATGATGCATTTACCTGTACACTTGGCTAGCGAGGCCCTGATTGGTGGACCCACAATATATCGTTGGATGTATCAATTTGAGAGGCAAATAAAATTTCTAAAGTCCCTAGTTCGTAACATGGCTCACCCAGAGGCTTCCATAGCAGAGGGCTATCTTGCATATGAGTTTATAACATTGTGCTCGAGGTACTTGGATGATATGGAGACAATGCACAATCGACCTGGAAGAATCAATGATACATCAGACCATGAAAAATTCTATTTACCAGAATTCTCCTCTTCTGGACGGCCACTTGGTGCTGGCAAAACTAGAGACCTTGATATGGTTGAGTTACAACAAGGCCATATTTATGTTCTCCGAAATTGTGATGAGGTCCAACCATTTATAAG TGAGTACACCAGCAGTCCTGAGGGCTCCCAATTACAACAGTTTACACCCCTTTGGAACCAAAATTTTATTGTTTGGTTCAAAGAGAAG GTTCATCATTTACATGAAAATGATAAAAGTGAACGAATGGAAGACCTTTTGTCATTGTCACGAGGCCCTCTAAAAAACACAACATGTTTTTCAGGCTATGATACACATGGTTTTAGGTTTCGCATCGAAAGTCGTGATAGGAACCGGTGTACACAGAATAGTGGGGTGGCTGTTATTTCCGAAGGAAGCATGGATGAGGACCATGTAGAATATTATGGTGTTTTGACAGAGATACTTGAGCTCCAATTTTTAGGTGGAAGGCGAGTGCCATTATTTCGTTGCAAGTGGGTTGACATCTTTAATAACTCTCGAGGGATAAAGACAGATGTTTATGGACTTGTTAGCATAAACTTCAAGTGTTTACTTAAGACAGATGAGCCATTTGTCTTAGCTAGACAAGCCTCTCAAGTATTTTTTGTTAAGGACAATCTAATCAAAGGATGGCACTTGGTCGTCAAAATGCAACCACGTGACACTTATGATGTACCCCCTGGAGATTCAGATGATGAAGCAATTGAACCTGATGATGATGGTTATGAAGACGAGCACATTGAGGACCCTTCAAACATATCATCATGTGGAAAGAGGAAACCATGA
- the LOC120645146 gene encoding uncharacterized protein LOC120645146 isoform X2 produces the protein MAPSKAWMDLVDERISEECLDGNISKKDIYLAGVKKFLDYAFNRTGSSDEIKCPCIRCCNTYSKSRGEVYSHLKIFGIIGNYRFWYHHGEVLGEPETDSEIEEDGGSYEITEEEGYNGMEELMMDLFPQETNPISNTMTAPTPNEEYEQEPNVEAAKFYRLLEDLSQPLYEGSSISKLAATVKLLNTKNLGKWSHKSFSMLVELLRKDFLPDNSTLPNSYYEAKKIMKELGLSYIKIDACHNDCMLYWKNDIDAQFCKVCNRSRWKKDKHSGEEIVSAKGKKIPEKTMRYFPIKPRLQRLYMCRKIASFCTWHNEGRVDDGVMRHPADSKAWKHFNDTHPSFASEPRNVRLCLAGDGFQPFTNMKTSYSIWPIFLVPLNLPPWLCTKQQNIMLSMLISGPEGPGDAIDIYLQPLIEELIDLWDNGVDTYDASTRKNFTLRAALLWIVHDFPAYGNLSGHSTKGRLACPVCHKETWSLWLSKGKKFCYMGHRRFLPNDHKWRKNKTSFDGTREHRGPPKPLTGDEVLQQVNDLEEVVLSKDPSKKTKISHSERGDNWLKKSIFFRLPYFSTLLLRHNLDVMHIEKNICECIIGTILNIIGKTKDNINSRLDLQEMNLKPHLHPIEDNGKTDYPRAPYDLTTEQKNKLLQFFRDLKVPDSFSSNISRCVNLKERKLSGLKSHDCHVILNHILPFALRGLVPTNIYAPLVELSQFFCTLNSKALSTQQLEQLESTIPSTLCKLEMEFPPSFFDPMMHLPVHLASEALIGGPTIYRWMYQFERQIKFLKSLVRNMAHPEASIAEGYLAYEFITLCSRYLDDMETMHNRPGRINDTSDHEKFYLPEFSSSGRPLGAGKTRDLDMVELQQGHIYVLRNCDEVQPFISEYTSSPEGSQLQQFTPLWNQNFIVWFKEKVLTMQRGRYGNLTAAALAK, from the exons ATGGCACCAAGTAAGGCATGGATGGATTTAGTTGATGAACGTATCAGTGAGGAATGTTTAGATGGGAACATCTCCAAAAAAGATATTTATTTGGCTGGTGTAAAAAAGTTTCTGGACTATGCCTTTAATAGGACAGGTAGCTCTGATGAAATTAAATGTCCATGCATCAGATGCTGCAATACATACTCCAAATCTCGTGGGGAAGTGTATTCCCATCTTAAAATCTTTGGGATCATAGGAAACTATAGATTTTGGTATCATCATGGAGAAGTTTTGGGTGAGCCTGAGACAGATTCAGAAATTGAAGAGGATGGTGGCTCTTATGAAATAACTGAAGAAGAAGGTTATAATGGAATGGAAGAGTTGATGATGGATTTATTTCCCCAAGAAACTAACCCAATCAGCAACACTATGACGGCACCAACTCCCAATGAAGAATATGAACAGGAACCAAATGTTGAAGCTGCAAAATTCTACAGATTGCTTGAAGACTTGAGCCAACCTCTTTATGAAGGATCTAGTATATCCAAATTAGCTGCTACTGTTAAGTTGCTTAATACAAAGAATTTGGGGAAGTGGAGTCACAAGTCCTTTTCTATGTTAGTGGAGTTACTCCGCAAGGACTTTCTACCAGATAATTCCACTTTGCCAAACTCTTattatgaagccaaaaagattATGAAGGAACTGGGACTAAGCTACATAAAAATCGATGCTTGCCATAATGATTGCATGCTATACTGGAAAAATGATATAGATGCACAATTCTGCAAGGTATGTAACAGATCGAGATGGAAGAAAGATAAGCATTCAGGTGAAGAAATAGTGTCAGCCAAAGGGAAGAAGATCCCAGAGAAGACTATGCGATATTTTCCAATCAAGCCAAGACTTCAGCGACTGTACATGTGTAGGAAAATTGCTAGTTTCTGTACATGGCATAATGAGGGCAGGGTAGATGATGGCGTGATGAGGCACCCTGCTGATTCTAAAGCATGGAAACATTTTAATGATACCCATCCCTCTTTTGCTTCTGAGCCTCGCAATGTACGGTTGTGCCTTGCTggtgatggtttccaaccattTACTAACATGAAAACCTCATACAGCATTTGGCCTATATTCCTTGTTCCTCTCAATTTGCCACCTTGGTTGTGCACAAAGCAGCAAAATATAATGCTTTCCATGCTGATTTCTGGACCAGAAGGTCCTGGGGATGCAATTGATATTTACCTGCAACCATTAATTGAAGAGCTGATTGATCTCTGGGATAATGGCGTTGACACCTACGACGCATCAACCAGGAAAAATTTCACACTCCGAGCAGCTCTTCTTTGGATTGTTCATGACTTCCCAGCATATGGGAATCTATCAGGACATAGCACCAAGGGACGGCTGGCTTGTCCCGTTTGCCACAAAGAAACATGGTCATTATGGTTATCAAAGGGTAAAAAGTTTTGCTACATGGGCCATCGGCGATTCCTTCCAAATGATCATAAATGGAGAAAGAATAAAACTTCTTTTGATGGTACCAGGGAACATCGTGGCCCACCAAAGCCACTAACAGGAGATGAGGTGCTACAACAGGTAAATGATCTAGAGGAGGTAGTCTTGTCTAAGGATCCGAGTAAGAAGACCAAGATATCACACAGTGAAAGAGGAGATAACTGGTTAAAGAAAAGCATATTTTTTCGATTACCTTATTTCAGCACACTTTTGCTGCGTCACAATCTGGATGTGATGCATATAGAAAAGAATATATGTGAGTGTATTATTGGAACAATTCTAAATATAATAGGAAAGACAAAGGATAATATTAATAGTCGCCTTGATTTGCAAGAAATGAACCTAAAGCCGCATCTGCATCCTATTGAAGATAATGGCAAGACAGATTATCCACGAGCACCTTACGATCTCACTACTGAACAAAAGAATAAACTATTACAATTCTTCAGAGATTTGAAAGTTCCAGATAGTTTTTCTTCTAATATCAGCCGTTGTGTTAATTTGAAGGAGCGAAAGCTTTCTGGACTGAAAAGTCATGATTGCCATGTCATCTTGAATCATATACTTCCTTTTGCATTAAGAGGACTTGTACCAACAAACATTTATGCACCTCTGGTAGAGCTGTCCCAATTTTTTTGCACATTGAACTCCAAAGCATTATCAACTCAGCAACTGGAGCAACTTGAGAGTACAATACCAAGCACATTATGTAAACTTGAAATGGAATTCCCACCCTCTTTTTTTGATCCCATGATGCATTTACCTGTACACTTGGCTAGCGAGGCCCTGATTGGTGGACCCACAATATATCGTTGGATGTATCAATTTGAGAGGCAAATAAAATTTCTAAAGTCCCTAGTTCGTAACATGGCTCACCCAGAGGCTTCCATAGCAGAGGGCTATCTTGCATATGAGTTTATAACATTGTGCTCGAGGTACTTGGATGATATGGAGACAATGCACAATCGACCTGGAAGAATCAATGATACATCAGACCATGAAAAATTCTATTTACCAGAATTCTCCTCTTCTGGACGGCCACTTGGTGCTGGCAAAACTAGAGACCTTGATATGGTTGAGTTACAACAAGGCCATATTTATGTTCTCCGAAATTGTGATGAGGTCCAACCATTTATAAG TGAGTACACCAGCAGTCCTGAGGGCTCCCAATTACAACAGTTTACACCCCTTTGGAACCAAAATTTTATTGTTTGGTTCAAAGAGAAG GTTCTCACTATGCAAAGAGGCAGGTATGGAAATCTCACGGCTGCAGCATTGGCTAAGTGA
- the LOC120645146 gene encoding uncharacterized protein LOC120645146 isoform X3, protein MNTPKSKGAYFAYASSEPEDEDTDWSEWNKKAKKFLSKNKDLVDQDRMHAGWSRDDGRSVDQDGLSNNDNMETEEAQEDQHLADRLNRDKKVEKKQGRGKNKCKKVAKLKADEKIKVRFYNKRALSKTFSRQLGRIVRDLNITPIRVKKWTDISPVAQKHIFYAIKDKFENADQNIELDVYENEIMEHARDLWNNWRGDLNRHFVKPARNMQHAIKNCPQEIPKADWEWLVKEHFYSKEFTEKSKRNSKNRSSLKIHHHSGSKPFRQIIWDNGGNQNKPPSLDTLFSITHTKGGTFVDSETSSKHAQIQKERLLNPSLSNVELVDKCFPSTRRDHVVGYGGGIKARDLRSPAITKAELVEKIAQSEQERQALQDDNQVLHEENRKVNNRMSRMEEEWAQMKKYMSANYSQPDSPGSAGTRYPDEDY, encoded by the exons ATGAATACACCGAAGTCCAAAGGTGCATATTTTGCATATGCTAGCTCTGAACCAGAAGATGAAGACACAGATTGGTCAGAATGGAACAAGAAAGCAAAGAAGTTCTTAT CCAAGAACAAAGATCTAGTTGATCAAGATAGGATGCATGCTGGATGGAGCAGAGATGATGGAAGGTCTGTCGATCAAG ACGGATTGTCTAATAATGATAACATGGAGACTGAAGAAGCACAAGAGGATCAGCATCTTGCAGATAGATTAAATC GTGACAAAAAAGTTGAAAAGAAACAAGGTCGTGGAAAAAACAAATGTAAGAAGGTTGCTAAACTAAAGGCAGACGAGAAAATTAAAGTGAGGTTCTATAACAAGAGAGCTTTATCTAAAACATTCTCACGACAGTTGGGTAGAATTGTGCGTGATCTTAACATCACTCCAATAAGGGTCAAGAAATGGACAGATATAAGTCCAGTAGCTCAGAAGCACATTTTTTATGCAATTAAG GACAAGTTCGAAAATGCAGACCAAAATATTGAACTTGATGTCTACGAAAATGAGATCATGGAGCATGCTAGAGATCTATGGAACAATTGGCGTGGAGACTTAAATCGGCATTTTGTTAAGCCAGCAAGGAATATGCAACATGCTATTAAGAATTGTCCTCAAGAGATTCCAAAAGCAGATTGGGAGTGGCTTGTCAAAGAACATTTCTACAGCAAGGAGTTCACA GAAAAAAGCAAGAGAAACTCCAAAAATAGATCTAGCTTAAAAATTCATCATCACAGTGGCAGCAAACCTTTCAGACAGATCATCTGGGACAAT GGTGGCAACCAAAACAAGCCTCCAAGTTTGGACACATTATTTTCTATCACTCACACAAAGGGTGGAACTTTTGTGGATTCTGAAACCTCCAGCAAGCAT GCACAGATTCAGAAGGAAAGGTTGTTGAACCCTTCTCTTTCTAATGTAGAACTTGTGGACAAGTGCTTCCCATCCACAAGGCGTGACCATGTTGTTGGTTATGGTGGTGGAATAAAAGCAAGAGACTTGAGAAGTCCAGCTATTACCAAGGCTGAACTGGTAGAAAAAATAGCACAGTCTGAGCAAGAAAGACAAGCACTTCAGGATGATAATCAAGTCCTTCATGAAGAAAATCGAAAAGTTAACAATCGTATGAGCCGAATGGAAGAAGAATGGGCACAAATGAAGAAGTATATGAGTGCTAACTATAGCCAACCTGATTCACCGGGATCAGCT GGAACAAGATATCCGGATGAAGATTATTAA